GCTGTTTGAGTTGGTTGCGGCGACGCGTGTGGCCCTGGAGGACGCGATTCGGCGGGGGCAACGCACGGATTCCATCGCTGCGGAGCCCGCGGTCCCATCGGTTCTAACGTCTGTGGCGCCGGCGGAAGGCGTTCAAAGCCTTCCGGAAATTCGTGCGTTCATCGGCGAGTGTACGCGGTGCAAATTGCATCGCGGCCGGAAGAAACTCGTCTTCGGCGTCGGAAATCCGAACGCCGAACTGGTTTTCGTGGGTGAAGCGCCGGGGCGGGACGAAGACATTCAGGGAGAGCCGTTCGTCGGGAGGGCCGGGCAACTGTTGAACGATATCATTGAAGCGATCGGCTTCAAGCGGAACGAAGTTTACATCTGCAATGTCGTAAAATGCCGGCCGCCGGAAAATCGAAATCCGGAACCGGATGAGATCGAAACCTGTGAACCATTCCTCGTGGCTCAGCTTGCAGCCATTCGGCCGAAGATCATTTGCGCCTTGGGGAAATTCGCGGCACAGACGCTTCTTAAAATGGAATCGCCGATTTCTCAGCTTCGAGGAAAACTTTTCAATTACCACGGCGTCTCCCTCATGCCGACCTACCACCCGGCCTTTCTATTGCGCAATCCGGCGGCGAAAAAGGACGTATGGGAAGATATGAAATTGCTGCACGCCGAGCTTTGCCGCCTGACGGGAAGAAACATTCCCCGAAAAGGAAAGTAAAATGCGCCCGTTCGGAATCGTGTTTGTCATCCTTTCCGCCCTCTACTTGGGGATGGTTCAGCTCTCAGATCTCCGCCGGCTAAGCGAGCTTCCGACCGACACCGTTCAACGGGAGTACGAGAACCTGACGGCTACGCTGGCTCAATATGATCGGCTTATGACCATGCCCGAAGGAGGCT
This portion of the Bdellovibrionota bacterium genome encodes:
- a CDS encoding uracil-DNA glycosylase, translated to MSRDASSEPQKELFELVAATRVALEDAIRRGQRTDSIAAEPAVPSVLTSVAPAEGVQSLPEIRAFIGECTRCKLHRGRKKLVFGVGNPNAELVFVGEAPGRDEDIQGEPFVGRAGQLLNDIIEAIGFKRNEVYICNVVKCRPPENRNPEPDEIETCEPFLVAQLAAIRPKIICALGKFAAQTLLKMESPISQLRGKLFNYHGVSLMPTYHPAFLLRNPAAKKDVWEDMKLLHAELCRLTGRNIPRKGK